The window GCATGCAACACCTCTTGGAGGGTGACATTGCAGCATTTTGCGATATTCTGATAGCGCTTCTTCTCCAGATCTTCCAAATGATCCCTGATCACCGCGTCAACCAGGGAGCCGGACAACCCCAACTGAGCGGTCTGGATGAGAAGGCACTCTTTCAAGTCTCTGGCGCCGACGCCGGTCGGATCAAACCCCTGGATCACTTTTAAGACTTTTTCGACCGATTCGACCGGGCTCGAGACCGTCTGCGCGATTTCCTCAAGTGAAGCGCCGAGATAACCGTTATCGTCTATATTGCCGACGAGAACCGTCCCGATCTCCTTCTCTTTCTCCGTCACCGAGGAGAGTCCCAACTGCCAAAGGAGATGATCCACCAGAGAAGCCGCCTTCGTAAGGGTCTGCTCATACGACGGCCGCTCTTCCGAAGAGGCGGCCGAGTAGCTTCCCCCCTCGTCTCCGCGATCATCATCCGTATAATAATCTTCCCACTTGAGGTCGAGTTCATCCGACCTCTCGGACGATTCTTCTTCTCTCTTCTCGGTCTCTCCGTCCAAGGTCGCAGAAGCGGTTTCCTCTTCTGGGGAATCGGAGGCCGTATCTTCAAGAAGGGGATTTTCCAGCATCTCTTGATTAATGGTTTGGGTCAACTCGAGTCTTGAAAGCTGGAGAAGCTTGATGGCCTGCTGCAGCTGAGGCGTCATGATCAGCTTCTGCGTCATCTTTAGATCGAGTCTGGCTCGCATCCCACTCTCTGACCAAGACATATCCGAACCCCTACAAGCCTACGTTACGATTGAAGAGACGTCGCGTTTCGATCCTGCCAATGGAAACGATCGCCGAGGTAAATCTCCCGCGCTTGCGGACTGCTGGCGATCTCGGAAGAGGTCCCGGAAACGAGGATTTCCCCTTCATAGATGATATAGGATCGATCGGTAATTTCGAGCGTCTCTTGAACATTATGATCGGTGATGAGGACCCCGATCCCGCGCTTTTTGAGTTGAAAAATGATCTTTTGAATCTCCATGACGACGATCGGGTCGATTCCGGCAAACGGTTCGTCCAGGAGGATGAATTGGGGCGAGATCACCAAGGCCCGTGTGATTTCAAGACGGCGCCGCTCCCCTCCGGAGAGGGTGAACGCCTTGTTCTTCGCCAAATGTGAAATGTTCAAT of the Candidatus Manganitrophus noduliformans genome contains:
- the rpoN gene encoding RNA polymerase factor sigma-54; its protein translation is MRARLDLKMTQKLIMTPQLQQAIKLLQLSRLELTQTINQEMLENPLLEDTASDSPEEETASATLDGETEKREEESSERSDELDLKWEDYYTDDDRGDEGGSYSAASSEERPSYEQTLTKAASLVDHLLWQLGLSSVTEKEKEIGTVLVGNIDDNGYLGASLEEIAQTVSSPVESVEKVLKVIQGFDPTGVGARDLKECLLIQTAQLGLSGSLVDAVIRDHLEDLEKKRYQNIAKCCNVTLQEVLHASKVIEHLEPKPGRPFSSSENLHIIPDVFVVKSEGKYVVLLNDDGLPKLKISPFYRSLLRSKETVAETTKTYLEEKFRSALWLVRSIEQRNRTIQLVAESIVNFQYEFMEKGISCLKPLILKQVADDISMHESTVSRVTTNKYMFTPQGIFELKFFFNSSLPRVGNGAENLSSIAVREMIRKMVSEEDPVRPLKDQEIVERLKQNDVDIARRTVTKYRAWLKIPPASRRKRPF
- the lptB gene encoding LPS export ABC transporter ATP-binding protein, whose amino-acid sequence is MLEATELEKKYQGRKVVRNVNIRVGAGEIVGLLGPNGAGKTTTFYMIVGLTPPDHGDIFLNGERMTGMPMYLRARKGISYLPQEPSIFRKLTVEENIMAILETLDLSPSERRSRLEALLGELNISHLAKNKAFTLSGGERRRLEITRALVISPQFILLDEPFAGIDPIVVMEIQKIIFQLKKRGIGVLITDHNVQETLEITDRSYIIYEGEILVSGTSSEIASSPQAREIYLGDRFHWQDRNATSLQS